The following are from one region of the Paenibacillus sp. KS-LC4 genome:
- a CDS encoding response regulator, producing MSLRVKGLLVIVLITFIPLLFAGIINYMGLKQGMIDSATEKTLSQLNSSANNLSAWLAIRRAEVLVISRTDVVRFGKDEEKLSYFNRELVRAGFSFRSLGFVGKDGMAIRTDGAALDFRQYSFFQTAIQGKVMISDPFKASFSPKEQFVIAVPVYNEDNQITGIVYASIDMDMIIPYLQMDKPEEAIFWLYNQEGVVLFCSEDGVLPKTATMNGAVEEIQVNQKLLSEQSGMDILSSNMTEYAVFHSKVEGIAAWHFMLEMPMSDLESGTLPVLLNTLLTLVGSELVIVLLCYLFFANIVNRLKNILIVTEQAAAGQFNAEHLSEMPGDEVGKLSRSVNEMVVRLRGLFERLEAVINQNQYSFVVLDEHYRISYLNKKAEEMIGYKTEEVSGHATPLLFMDMEEIRIAAEELGEKLGREVIPGLDVLKELRNDQFSYEREWTFISKSGKRIPVLLSTNGLRDANGKFTGAVGMVLDITDKLQVERSRNRLLDIVGSAKDLIASVDSQGEMIYINQAGKEMLGIHEEEMDLSSLSGHLSSEMFFYLMNGSELAKQYGYWEGNVEILTKNKQLKHVSLVLVSHHNRRTGEDYFSCIARDISEQKIIQEELLQASQDAAEANAAKGRFLALMSHEIRTPLNGIIGLTQLLKRTGLSYSQKDYVDKISTSSESLLRIINDILDFSKVEAEKVEVELLAFHPEELLGRVADQLSVFMGGKEQFEFLIHTAYNLPSTLLGDLLRLEQVLLNLCINAIKFTKKGHVSLRLEVVELRDAEVQLRFVVEDTGIGMSEEQLGRLFQPFSQADGSTTRKYGGTGLGLVISQKLVTLMGGNLVAESKVGRGSKFSFVITFPMLEEAPPYSMELGEEMIGQPVWIVEDSQMMRHHWCERLESFQMAPVPFASWKTARERLRRIGAGAMPKLILLDMEMPDMYGAETWFDFHQEAEAAGVKTAVLTTSFGRDEMLQMPEKDRPLALLTKPVTRLAMLNGLRGMLTERSFIPPWNLAKSEVAVVQLEGRNAKILLAEDNKINQIVALEMLKERGYEVGLAENGHEVLDMLEREEWHLILMDIHMPEMDGMEATRLIRSNPKYDGLPIIAVTANVLRADHEQYRQLGMDDIITKPISAGFLYSVLSHWLNQTGILPVPTLWEDEPHVQPQYEPSAYSSLPVIPGVDLPEALARVNGKLPILMHMLEQFQADYSSFIDRLIASMTERDLVAAKRLVHTLRGAASHLSAYPLANAATELELIFNQEDIEEEEWSLRLAKLREELIHVLKCLEKNK from the coding sequence ATGTCTCTAAGGGTCAAGGGACTGCTGGTTATTGTATTAATTACCTTCATTCCACTGCTGTTTGCCGGCATTATTAACTATATGGGCTTGAAACAGGGAATGATTGATTCTGCTACAGAAAAAACATTAAGTCAATTAAACAGCAGTGCAAATAATTTGTCGGCTTGGCTTGCCATTAGGCGGGCAGAGGTTCTGGTCATTAGCCGAACCGATGTCGTGCGTTTTGGAAAAGATGAAGAGAAGCTTAGCTATTTCAATCGTGAGCTGGTACGAGCAGGCTTTTCCTTTCGTAGCCTTGGGTTTGTCGGCAAGGATGGCATGGCCATTCGTACAGATGGTGCAGCACTCGATTTTAGACAGTACTCCTTCTTCCAAACAGCGATTCAAGGGAAGGTGATGATCAGCGATCCTTTCAAAGCCAGCTTTTCACCTAAAGAACAATTTGTCATCGCTGTTCCCGTCTATAATGAGGATAATCAAATTACCGGAATCGTGTACGCATCTATTGATATGGATATGATTATTCCTTATTTGCAAATGGACAAGCCGGAGGAAGCTATCTTCTGGCTATATAACCAAGAAGGCGTTGTTTTATTCTGCTCGGAGGATGGCGTATTGCCGAAGACAGCAACGATGAACGGAGCTGTGGAGGAAATACAGGTCAATCAGAAGCTGCTTTCTGAACAGTCCGGCATGGATATTTTATCGTCTAATATGACAGAATACGCCGTATTCCACTCTAAGGTAGAAGGTATTGCCGCCTGGCATTTCATGCTGGAAATGCCGATGTCGGATTTAGAGAGCGGGACGCTGCCGGTTTTGCTTAACACGCTGCTGACGCTTGTAGGCTCAGAGCTTGTCATCGTGCTGCTGTGCTATCTATTTTTTGCTAATATCGTCAATAGATTGAAAAATATACTTATCGTCACGGAGCAGGCTGCCGCTGGCCAATTTAATGCAGAGCATCTGTCAGAAATGCCGGGAGACGAGGTAGGCAAGCTATCGCGTTCAGTGAATGAGATGGTCGTGCGTTTAAGAGGCTTGTTTGAACGACTAGAGGCGGTTATTAATCAAAATCAATATTCCTTTGTTGTCCTCGACGAGCATTATCGTATTTCCTATCTCAATAAGAAGGCCGAGGAAATGATCGGCTACAAAACAGAAGAAGTATCAGGCCATGCGACGCCGCTGCTGTTCATGGACATGGAGGAAATTCGTATAGCGGCAGAGGAGCTTGGGGAGAAATTGGGCCGAGAGGTGATACCGGGGCTTGACGTGCTCAAGGAGCTGCGCAATGACCAGTTTTCCTACGAGCGGGAATGGACCTTTATTTCAAAAAGTGGAAAACGCATTCCTGTCCTGCTCAGCACGAATGGCCTGCGGGATGCAAACGGCAAATTTACCGGAGCAGTTGGCATGGTTCTGGATATAACCGATAAGCTGCAAGTGGAGAGATCGCGCAATCGACTGCTTGATATTGTAGGCTCCGCCAAGGATTTAATCGCTTCGGTCGATTCCCAGGGCGAAATGATCTACATTAATCAGGCGGGCAAGGAGATGCTCGGAATCCATGAGGAGGAGATGGATCTTTCTTCGCTGAGCGGGCATCTGAGCAGTGAAATGTTCTTTTATCTCATGAATGGCTCAGAGCTGGCCAAGCAGTACGGTTACTGGGAAGGCAATGTCGAAATTTTGACGAAAAACAAGCAATTGAAGCATGTATCGCTTGTGCTCGTATCCCATCATAATCGCAGAACAGGCGAGGACTACTTCTCCTGCATTGCACGTGACATATCGGAGCAAAAGATCATTCAGGAGGAGCTGCTTCAGGCGTCGCAGGATGCAGCGGAGGCGAATGCGGCCAAAGGCAGATTTCTTGCCCTCATGAGCCATGAAATTCGTACGCCGCTGAACGGCATCATCGGGCTCACCCAACTACTCAAACGCACGGGATTATCCTATTCGCAGAAAGATTATGTGGACAAAATCAGCACGTCATCGGAATCCTTGCTGCGCATCATTAATGACATTCTTGATTTCTCCAAAGTAGAGGCTGAGAAGGTCGAGGTTGAACTGCTCGCCTTCCATCCGGAGGAGCTGCTTGGCCGGGTAGCGGATCAGCTCAGCGTTTTTATGGGCGGCAAGGAGCAGTTCGAATTTTTAATCCATACGGCGTACAATTTGCCTAGCACGTTGCTTGGAGATTTGCTGCGGCTGGAGCAGGTGCTGCTGAATTTATGCATCAATGCGATTAAATTTACGAAGAAGGGCCATGTCAGTCTGCGTCTCGAAGTGGTAGAACTGCGCGATGCGGAAGTACAGCTGCGATTTGTTGTTGAGGATACAGGCATCGGCATGAGCGAGGAGCAGCTTGGCAGGCTGTTCCAGCCATTCAGTCAGGCGGACGGATCTACGACGAGGAAGTATGGGGGCACAGGCCTTGGGCTCGTCATCTCCCAAAAGCTTGTCACGCTGATGGGCGGCAATCTCGTTGCGGAAAGCAAGGTCGGACGCGGCAGTAAATTCAGCTTCGTTATTACATTCCCTATGCTGGAAGAAGCCCCGCCCTACAGCATGGAGCTAGGCGAGGAAATGATTGGGCAGCCGGTGTGGATCGTCGAGGACAGCCAGATGATGCGTCATCATTGGTGCGAAAGGCTGGAGTCCTTCCAAATGGCTCCGGTTCCCTTCGCTTCTTGGAAGACGGCGCGGGAACGGCTGCGCCGTATCGGTGCAGGAGCGATGCCGAAGCTGATTTTGCTCGATATGGAGATGCCCGATATGTACGGCGCGGAAACCTGGTTCGATTTCCATCAGGAAGCTGAAGCGGCGGGCGTAAAGACAGCCGTGCTGACCACATCATTTGGTCGGGACGAAATGCTGCAAATGCCAGAAAAGGATCGTCCGCTTGCTCTCCTTACAAAGCCAGTAACCCGCTTAGCGATGCTAAACGGCTTGAGAGGGATGTTAACGGAGCGTTCCTTTATTCCTCCTTGGAACCTCGCGAAGAGCGAAGTGGCAGTTGTACAGCTTGAAGGGCGCAATGCCAAAATCTTGCTTGCCGAAGATAATAAAATTAATCAAATCGTCGCTCTGGAAATGTTAAAAGAACGGGGCTATGAGGTCGGCCTTGCCGAAAATGGACATGAGGTGCTGGATATGCTGGAGCGGGAGGAATGGCATCTCATTCTCATGGATATTCATATGCCGGAAATGGATGGCATGGAGGCGACACGGCTTATTCGTTCTAACCCTAAATATGACGGACTGCCGATTATTGCGGTTACCGCTAATGTGCTGCGTGCCGATCATGAGCAGTACAGACAGCTGGGCATGGATGATATTATAACGAAGCCAATCAGCGCCGGCTTTCTCTATTCCGTACTCTCGCACTGGTTGAATCAGACGGGCATTTTGCCGGTACCAACGTTATGGGAGGATGAGCCTCATGTGCAGCCGCAATATGAGCCGTCAGCTTATTCCTCACTGCCGGTCATTCCGGGTGTAGATTTGCCGGAGGCACTCGCCAGAGTGAATGGCAAGCTTCCGATATTGATGCACATGCTGGAACAATTTCAGGCCGATTATTCTTCATTTATCGACAGATTAATCGCTTCTATGACAGAGAGGGATCTCGTTGCCGCCAAGCGCCTCGTGCATACGCTCAGGGGAGCGGCGAGCCATTTATCCGCTTATCCATTGGCGAACGCAGCGACGGAGCTGGAGTTGATTTTCAATCAGGAGGATATAGAAGAGGAGGAATGGAGCCTGAGGCTTGCAAAGCTGCGAGAAGAATTGATACATGTGCTCAAATGTTTGGAGAAAAACAAGTGA
- a CDS encoding response regulator transcription factor — translation MYKVIVIEDDVMMSDMLSMYLSEEGYSVKQAGLANDGLRMISEFEPDVVLLDLMLPDMDGMEICALIRERSNVPIMILSMKNEVSERVLALKSGADDYMCKPFSMHEMTARVEALIRRANIKSDGVETEQEAGEEERNPIQLDFERRLLLVRGMLVETTFSEYEIMKLFLAYPGKVFSREELINAIRGFDSFVTDRAIDVHIVNLRKKIEQNPKEPRLIRTVWGFGYKYTAQNSSVSQEK, via the coding sequence ATGTATAAAGTAATAGTTATAGAAGATGACGTCATGATGAGTGATATGCTGTCTATGTATTTGTCAGAAGAAGGCTATTCTGTCAAACAAGCAGGATTGGCAAATGACGGCTTGCGTATGATTTCGGAATTCGAACCGGATGTGGTTTTGCTGGATCTTATGCTCCCAGATATGGATGGGATGGAGATATGTGCATTGATTCGCGAGCGTTCGAATGTGCCTATTATGATTTTATCCATGAAAAACGAAGTGTCAGAACGTGTGCTGGCATTGAAGTCTGGCGCAGACGATTATATGTGCAAGCCATTCAGCATGCACGAGATGACAGCGAGAGTCGAGGCATTGATCCGCAGAGCCAACATTAAGTCGGACGGAGTGGAAACCGAGCAAGAGGCAGGAGAAGAGGAGCGGAATCCGATTCAGCTTGATTTTGAGCGGAGATTGCTGCTAGTCAGAGGGATGCTGGTAGAAACAACGTTTTCGGAATATGAAATTATGAAGCTATTTTTGGCGTATCCTGGCAAGGTATTCAGCAGGGAAGAACTCATTAATGCCATTCGCGGTTTTGATTCCTTTGTCACCGACCGTGCGATTGATGTACACATTGTGAATTTGCGGAAAAAAATTGAGCAAAACCCAAAGGAGCCTCGTCTCATTCGAACGGTTTGGGGCTTCGGTTACAAGTACACAGCCCAGAATTCTTCAGTCAGCCAGGAGAAATAA
- a CDS encoding bifunctional diguanylate cyclase/phosphodiesterase produces MSEQVIALLPAKLNACRELGHMLLKVQKASKGLAAVLVQLDHFYRIVEARGMDYGCEVMQLIEDRLVEAGADRSAIWQLNDSTFLVAAVLDAGQADGYSMIERYKTMVQHPVGFGSDRFHLTASIGVSLFPQDGTTSEQLICHAETALYSGVLKGEGQISYYLRAATEQIHRQLELENAIRTALYKGQFHLNYQPIYQVETGKLRGFEVLLRWNHPELGSIQPDEFIPFAEKNGMIMPIGAWVIKQACRMLGTLPDHSELIMSVNISPTELADCTYADMVLNTLEEAGIPPQCLQLEIKAGYHYVNCDRSIKALTRLHASGVFIALDDFGSMHSSLASFQHLPIHALKLDRSFIREIDKEGVEHHIVEAMIGLLHKLGICVIAEGVEYVKQYELLRGWGCDYMQGYLLGQPARPDILDITMIRRSERTGV; encoded by the coding sequence ATGAGCGAACAAGTCATAGCCTTATTGCCTGCAAAGCTGAATGCCTGCCGCGAGCTAGGTCATATGCTGCTGAAAGTGCAGAAGGCAAGCAAGGGGCTTGCTGCAGTGCTGGTGCAGCTTGACCATTTTTATCGCATTGTTGAGGCTAGAGGGATGGACTATGGCTGCGAGGTGATGCAGCTGATTGAAGATCGGCTCGTAGAGGCTGGAGCGGACAGGTCGGCCATCTGGCAATTGAACGACAGTACTTTTCTAGTTGCAGCAGTGCTAGACGCTGGTCAAGCGGATGGATACAGCATGATTGAACGTTACAAAACGATGGTGCAGCATCCCGTAGGTTTTGGTTCTGATCGATTTCATCTAACAGCGAGTATTGGCGTGAGCCTGTTTCCGCAGGATGGAACGACAAGCGAACAGCTCATTTGTCATGCGGAGACGGCTCTGTATAGCGGCGTTTTAAAGGGAGAGGGGCAGATTTCCTATTACTTGCGGGCGGCAACAGAGCAAATCCATCGCCAGTTGGAGCTGGAGAACGCCATTCGGACAGCGCTGTATAAAGGACAATTTCATTTAAACTATCAGCCCATCTATCAAGTGGAAACAGGCAAGCTTAGGGGCTTTGAAGTGCTGCTGCGGTGGAATCACCCGGAGCTTGGCAGCATTCAGCCAGATGAGTTTATTCCCTTTGCCGAGAAAAACGGCATGATAATGCCAATAGGCGCATGGGTCATCAAGCAGGCCTGCCGCATGCTAGGTACTCTGCCGGATCATTCTGAACTGATTATGTCCGTCAATATTTCGCCGACAGAGCTTGCGGACTGCACGTATGCTGATATGGTGCTCAATACGCTGGAGGAGGCAGGAATACCTCCACAGTGTTTACAGCTGGAAATTAAAGCTGGCTATCATTATGTGAATTGCGACCGATCTATCAAAGCTTTGACTAGACTGCATGCGAGCGGTGTGTTTATTGCGCTGGATGATTTTGGTTCCATGCATTCGTCGCTGGCGAGCTTTCAGCATCTGCCGATCCATGCCCTTAAGCTGGACCGCTCCTTTATTAGAGAAATAGATAAGGAAGGCGTTGAACATCATATCGTGGAGGCGATGATAGGGCTCCTGCACAAGCTGGGCATATGTGTCATTGCTGAAGGCGTTGAATATGTGAAGCAGTACGAGCTGCTGCGAGGCTGGGGCTGTGATTACATGCAAGGATATTTGCTGGGTCAGCCCGCTCGGCCAGATATACTGGATATAACGATGATTCGCAGGTCTGAACGAACAGGCGTATAG
- a CDS encoding TraX family protein, giving the protein MQIIAMVTMLLDHIGLIWFPQDDTWRIIGRLAMPLYAYALVIGYFRTKNINQYLWRMSAIAALSQIPYSLAFGTWEINTVGTLLVCLVSLKLLDQLKSRPALQVSLAAFLLLLLEVVPCSYGAYLLVLVLIYRYGSKHAMAPAHLLLNIFYLFYMGWTIQLFSVAATLLLVYSPSLLQAADSIKVPRSVWRSFYPLHLAIIAALQYVILAGK; this is encoded by the coding sequence ATGCAAATTATCGCAATGGTTACGATGCTGCTTGATCATATTGGCTTGATCTGGTTTCCCCAAGATGATACTTGGCGAATTATCGGCAGGCTTGCCATGCCGCTTTATGCTTATGCGCTAGTCATTGGGTATTTCCGCACGAAAAATATCAATCAATACTTGTGGCGAATGAGCGCCATTGCGGCTTTATCGCAAATACCCTACTCCCTGGCATTCGGCACTTGGGAAATCAACACGGTGGGCACTCTGCTCGTCTGTCTTGTCTCCCTCAAGCTTCTGGACCAATTGAAGTCGAGGCCGGCCCTCCAAGTGTCTCTGGCCGCCTTTCTACTGCTGCTGCTTGAAGTCGTTCCGTGCAGCTACGGCGCCTATTTGCTGGTGCTCGTCCTCATCTACCGCTATGGCTCGAAACACGCTATGGCCCCGGCTCACCTGCTGCTCAACATCTTTTATTTATTCTACATGGGCTGGACTATTCAGTTGTTCAGCGTTGCCGCAACCCTGCTGCTTGTGTACTCGCCAAGCCTGCTGCAAGCGGCTGATTCCATCAAAGTTCCTCGCAGTGTCTGGCGCAGCTTCTACCCTTTGCATCTTGCCATTATTGCAGCACTACAGTATGTAATCCTAGCTGGAAAGTAG
- a CDS encoding superoxide dismutase family protein, whose product MAHAAVKSVPTTEIKLDLINSKGAVIGKASLQEQADGVHIRLAAEQLAPGMHGIHFHETGKCEAPEFTSAGAHFNPLSKQHGFSNPKGFHSGDLPNIQVDASGKIEAEIISKNVTLAKGAPNSLIKSDGAALVIHEKADDYVTDPSGNSGARIACGVIK is encoded by the coding sequence ATGGCACATGCTGCTGTAAAATCGGTTCCCACTACTGAAATCAAGCTAGACCTCATCAATAGCAAAGGAGCGGTCATTGGCAAAGCAAGCCTGCAAGAGCAAGCTGACGGTGTACATATTCGCCTGGCGGCGGAGCAGCTCGCACCGGGCATGCACGGCATTCATTTTCACGAAACCGGGAAATGCGAGGCTCCCGAGTTTACGTCGGCGGGGGCTCACTTTAATCCGCTAAGCAAGCAGCACGGGTTCAGCAATCCCAAAGGCTTCCACTCTGGCGATTTGCCCAATATTCAAGTCGACGCTTCTGGAAAAATCGAAGCTGAGATCATTTCAAAAAATGTGACGCTCGCCAAGGGCGCACCTAACTCACTGATTAAATCAGATGGCGCTGCTCTGGTTATTCACGAGAAAGCAGATGATTACGTCACCGATCCATCCGGCAACTCAGGTGCTCGCATCGCTTGCGGCGTGATTAAATAA
- a CDS encoding NUDIX domain-containing protein — MTEEYFDIYDEQMNPIGTATRSETHAKGYWHRSFHCWLTRKEKDRRYVRFQLRQSSKDTYPDCYDITVAGHLSAGETMRDAARELQEEIGVTASFGDLIPLGQLREDTEGTAGGVRFIDREVSDVFGFVCSLPLMELQLQAEEVAGVYEADLNELLQLFEHERTELIVSGVAVSPDGEQTPSVRSVRAEQFVPRKAEYYASVMRALRDCT; from the coding sequence ATGACGGAGGAATATTTTGATATTTATGATGAGCAAATGAATCCAATCGGGACAGCTACCCGCTCGGAGACGCATGCCAAAGGCTACTGGCACCGCTCCTTCCACTGCTGGCTCACGCGCAAGGAGAAAGACCGCCGCTACGTTAGGTTTCAATTGCGGCAGTCGAGCAAGGATACTTATCCCGACTGCTACGACATTACCGTTGCCGGCCATCTCTCGGCAGGCGAAACAATGCGCGACGCCGCACGCGAGCTGCAGGAGGAGATTGGCGTAACCGCTAGCTTCGGCGACCTGATCCCGCTTGGACAGCTGCGTGAGGATACCGAGGGAACGGCTGGCGGCGTCCGTTTCATCGACCGCGAGGTCAGCGATGTGTTCGGCTTCGTCTGTTCCTTGCCGCTGATGGAATTACAGCTGCAAGCCGAAGAGGTGGCCGGCGTGTATGAGGCCGACCTGAACGAGCTGCTCCAGCTGTTCGAGCACGAGCGGACGGAGCTAATCGTATCAGGGGTGGCTGTAAGCCCGGACGGCGAGCAGACGCCTTCTGTAAGGAGCGTGCGGGCGGAGCAGTTCGTACCGCGCAAGGCGGAATATTACGCAAGCGTAATGCGCGCCTTGCGCGATTGCACCTAG
- the mscL gene encoding large conductance mechanosensitive channel protein MscL — MKIVQEFKEFAIKGNVIDLAVGVIIGGAFGKIVTSLVNDIIMPPIGRILGGVNFKDLFINLNPKHTEELEAAGTIIRSLDDASKNGIAVIAYGQFINVMLDFFIVAVCIFFLVKGINMLRRSKAEEAPAEAAPTEKDCPYCLSSIPLKATRCKHCTSQLEALDTGRSH, encoded by the coding sequence ATGAAGATTGTACAGGAATTTAAGGAGTTTGCGATTAAAGGCAACGTCATCGACCTCGCAGTCGGCGTTATTATTGGCGGAGCCTTCGGCAAAATTGTTACTTCGCTTGTGAACGACATTATTATGCCGCCGATTGGACGAATTTTGGGTGGAGTTAACTTTAAGGACTTATTCATTAACTTAAACCCGAAGCATACGGAGGAATTGGAGGCTGCCGGTACCATTATCCGCTCGCTCGACGATGCTTCCAAAAACGGCATTGCCGTTATTGCCTACGGACAGTTTATTAATGTGATGCTGGATTTCTTCATCGTTGCCGTCTGTATTTTCTTCCTCGTTAAAGGCATTAATATGCTGCGCCGCAGCAAAGCAGAGGAAGCACCCGCAGAGGCCGCCCCTACGGAAAAGGATTGCCCTTACTGCTTGTCCAGCATTCCGCTGAAGGCGACTCGCTGCAAGCACTGCACATCCCAGCTTGAAGCTTTGGATACGGGACGCTCTCACTAA
- a CDS encoding ATP-binding protein, giving the protein MNHQFVMGNPFFTLFSFMIVCFACYTLFSMIGYSPLGSKIVAFSRKLGSSFVFGLGVWAMHVLAIFGSTYPLVLDWTMLCTLLGCMALTYAAISVYESAWHGWMRRVLSSLLLAVGSTTLHYLNLLGSSVKSYELDRYLFIVSIMAAFLGTLVAFNLYEGRGKNGKLISCLVLGLSMIIMHTIGMQAIKVEYVNVYTTDSMNDSMMLMSFLLGIATMLIFSFCLSTWMFSRKYSMVDANYKLLVENSLDTIAIIKAGKWQYFNPSGLRLFEADSEDELIGMSIYNFLHEKHHEEIRQLLGDEENKDLLRHKPVELDWRTVHGKLLHTELVRTSTSHTGSLAYQVIIRDISERKKNEVLLINSEKLYIAGQLAAGIAHEIRNPLTSLKGFLQLIASGRSNNHYYDIMKSELIRIESIVSELLMLSKPQVYQLCYRDVRPIMAESVTLLETQAVMHNIEIRLDMAAEPLYVFGVENQIKQVFINVIKNAIEAMASGGLILITLELVQKTRIVIRIQDEGPGIAKEQLSKIGQPFYSTKDRGTGLGLMVTYKIVDNHLGSIKADSIMGKGTTFIIQLPYRKDPEENT; this is encoded by the coding sequence ATGAATCACCAATTCGTTATGGGGAATCCCTTTTTTACACTGTTTTCATTTATGATTGTGTGCTTTGCCTGTTACACGCTGTTCAGCATGATTGGCTACTCGCCATTAGGCAGCAAAATAGTAGCATTCAGCCGCAAGCTCGGCAGTTCTTTCGTATTTGGTCTAGGCGTTTGGGCGATGCATGTGCTGGCCATATTCGGCTCGACTTATCCATTAGTTTTGGATTGGACGATGCTATGCACTTTGTTGGGCTGCATGGCTCTTACCTATGCTGCAATATCTGTATACGAAAGTGCCTGGCACGGATGGATGAGGAGGGTGCTAAGCAGCCTGCTGCTTGCTGTCGGCTCAACGACGCTGCACTATTTAAATCTGCTGGGGAGTTCGGTGAAAAGCTATGAGCTGGATCGTTATTTATTCATAGTGTCGATTATGGCTGCTTTTCTAGGGACGCTGGTCGCCTTTAATTTGTATGAAGGCAGAGGAAAGAATGGCAAGCTGATCAGTTGTCTTGTTCTCGGTCTGTCGATGATTATTATGCACACAATAGGCATGCAGGCTATTAAGGTGGAGTATGTGAATGTGTATACGACCGACAGCATGAACGATTCAATGATGCTCATGTCGTTTCTGCTGGGCATTGCCACAATGCTCATATTCAGCTTCTGCTTATCCACATGGATGTTCAGTCGCAAATACAGTATGGTTGATGCCAATTATAAGCTGTTGGTCGAAAATTCCCTTGATACGATAGCGATTATCAAAGCGGGAAAATGGCAATATTTCAATCCTTCCGGTTTGCGGTTGTTTGAGGCGGACAGCGAGGATGAATTGATCGGTATGTCGATTTACAATTTTCTTCATGAGAAGCATCATGAGGAAATTCGCCAATTGCTGGGCGATGAAGAGAACAAGGATCTGCTGCGCCATAAGCCTGTTGAATTGGACTGGAGAACCGTACATGGCAAGCTGCTGCATACCGAATTGGTGCGAACAAGCACAAGCCATACGGGCAGCCTTGCTTATCAGGTCATTATCCGCGATATATCGGAGCGCAAAAAAAATGAGGTGCTGCTGATTAATTCTGAGAAGCTGTACATCGCAGGCCAACTGGCTGCCGGAATTGCTCATGAAATTCGCAATCCGCTCACTTCGCTGAAAGGGTTTCTTCAGCTCATTGCATCCGGGCGCAGCAACAATCATTATTATGACATTATGAAATCCGAGCTGATCCGAATTGAATCTATTGTGAGCGAGCTGTTAATGCTGTCCAAGCCGCAGGTATATCAGCTGTGCTACAGGGATGTGCGCCCGATTATGGCGGAATCGGTGACGCTGCTGGAGACGCAGGCCGTTATGCACAATATTGAAATCCGGCTGGATATGGCTGCGGAACCGCTTTACGTCTTCGGCGTGGAAAATCAAATCAAGCAGGTGTTTATCAATGTTATTAAAAATGCAATCGAGGCGATGGCCAGCGGCGGTCTCATTCTCATTACGCTAGAGCTTGTGCAAAAGACGCGAATTGTCATCCGCATTCAGGATGAGGGTCCTGGAATTGCGAAGGAGCAGCTTTCTAAGATCGGCCAGCCCTTTTATTCGACGAAGGATAGGGGGACGGGGCTTGGTCTTATGGTTACCTACAAAATCGTCGACAACCACCTCGGCAGCATCAAGGCGGACAGTATTATGGGGAAAGGGACGACCTTCATTATTCAGCTTCCCTATCGCAAAGACCCTGAAGAAAATACGTGA
- a CDS encoding sporulation protein — MFNRLLASIGIGSAKIDTLLEKSRYSPGEEVRGVVQIRGGSVEQRIEKIELSVMTEYIRESNDQKHKHNCVIGKYPVSQPFELKAGENREVPFSFQLPFQTPLTLGKTPIWVRTELDIRGAIDPGDNDRIDVVPNAAMALVLEAVQQLGFRLREADCEYASRLGRSLPFVQELEFIPAGGPFRGKLDELEIIFYPEAHQIELLLQIDRKARGLGGFFAEAMNMDETFVRIAFTQQHLQAGTQAIASQLEKIIARHA; from the coding sequence ATGTTTAATCGGTTATTAGCAAGCATTGGCATTGGCTCGGCAAAAATTGATACTTTGCTGGAAAAATCCCGTTATTCGCCAGGTGAAGAAGTACGCGGCGTCGTACAAATCCGCGGCGGAAGCGTGGAGCAGCGCATAGAGAAGATCGAGCTGTCCGTAATGACCGAATACATCCGTGAGAGTAATGATCAGAAGCACAAACATAACTGTGTGATTGGAAAATATCCGGTCAGTCAGCCATTTGAGCTGAAGGCTGGAGAAAATCGTGAAGTGCCGTTTTCCTTTCAGCTGCCTTTTCAAACGCCGCTCACATTAGGGAAAACGCCAATATGGGTAAGAACCGAGCTGGATATTCGCGGTGCCATCGACCCCGGCGATAATGATCGCATTGACGTTGTGCCAAATGCAGCGATGGCTCTGGTGCTTGAAGCGGTTCAGCAGCTTGGCTTCCGTCTGCGTGAAGCAGATTGCGAATACGCTTCACGGCTTGGACGCTCGCTGCCTTTCGTGCAGGAGCTGGAATTTATCCCAGCCGGAGGGCCGTTCCGCGGCAAGCTGGATGAGCTGGAGATTATTTTTTATCCGGAGGCTCATCAGATCGAACTGCTGCTGCAAATTGACCGCAAAGCGCGCGGTCTTGGCGGCTTCTTCGCTGAAGCGATGAATATGGATGAGACGTTCGTTCGCATCGCTTTTACGCAGCAGCATCTACAAGCCGGGACGCAAGCGATTGCGAGCCAGCTTGAGAAAATAATCGCCCGGCACGCTTAG